The Priestia megaterium genome contains a region encoding:
- a CDS encoding ATP-grasp domain-containing protein has protein sequence MKQRLVIIGSNTSVLERAKDLGFEIVLVQEKRKIKEKDILLSDTIFGIDYTNLALLTDTLVNFSKHFPITGILTFSENALIPTAYVAEKLGVALNSLETVELLKDKFKMRTYLAEKNFSSVNAKIVRSTKDIKEFIKEFNYPVILKPIDGSASENIYRLQNEEELNCFLKQNDITFKPMLIEEYLSGNEYSVEALTINGEHQILAITDKVVDQNFVELAHIVPAKVTSLKEKIIEDYVKEFLDVIELKFGPSHTELIFTQEGPKIVESHNRPGGGGIVHLVKLVYGIDVVKATLEYIKDKTYTINEKKFGGAAVRFLTPFPGEIISMADRLIDEENVHRSELYVKKGDIIKELKSSHDYLGYIMCTGNNPEQAMSNCKNYLNALDINIKDIKGEVKKWMI, from the coding sequence TTGAAGCAACGTCTGGTTATTATTGGGAGCAACACTAGTGTACTTGAGCGAGCAAAAGATTTGGGATTTGAGATTGTATTAGTTCAAGAGAAAAGAAAAATAAAAGAAAAAGACATTTTACTTTCTGACACCATATTTGGTATAGACTATACGAATCTCGCACTGCTAACAGATACACTAGTTAATTTTTCTAAACACTTTCCGATAACAGGTATCCTTACATTTTCAGAAAATGCATTAATACCCACTGCCTATGTAGCAGAAAAATTAGGCGTAGCATTAAATTCATTGGAAACTGTAGAATTACTTAAAGATAAATTTAAAATGAGAACATATTTAGCTGAGAAAAACTTTAGCAGCGTTAACGCCAAAATTGTTAGAAGCACAAAAGATATTAAAGAATTTATTAAAGAATTTAATTATCCAGTGATCTTAAAGCCTATAGATGGAAGTGCAAGTGAGAACATCTATAGGCTACAAAATGAAGAAGAATTAAACTGCTTCTTGAAACAAAATGACATAACATTTAAACCAATGTTGATAGAAGAGTACTTAAGTGGCAATGAATACAGTGTCGAAGCTTTAACTATCAATGGAGAGCATCAAATCTTAGCTATAACGGATAAAGTGGTCGATCAAAATTTTGTGGAACTGGCTCATATTGTACCTGCTAAAGTCACTAGTCTTAAAGAAAAAATAATAGAGGATTATGTAAAAGAATTTTTAGATGTTATTGAGTTAAAATTTGGTCCTTCCCATACAGAATTAATATTTACTCAGGAAGGACCAAAGATTGTAGAATCTCACAATCGTCCTGGCGGGGGAGGTATTGTACATCTGGTTAAGTTAGTTTATGGAATAGATGTGGTTAAAGCTACCTTAGAGTATATTAAAGATAAAACTTACACAATAAATGAGAAAAAATTTGGGGGAGCAGCTGTTAGATTTTTAACACCTTTCCCTGGTGAAATTATATCAATGGCAGACCGGCTTATAGATGAAGAAAACGTACATCGTAGTGAACTATATGTTAAAAAAGGAGATATTATAAAGGAGCTAAAATCATCTCATGATTACTTGGGCTATATTATGTGTACGGGAAATAACCCTGAACAAGCTATGTCCAATTGTAAGAACTATTTAAATGCTCTAGATATCAATATAAAAGATATAAAAGGTGAAGTGAAAAAATGGATGATTTAA
- a CDS encoding ATP-grasp domain-containing protein, with the protein MNKKVIAIIEAGHGRENAFVSLHKEGYYILFVTRTKVKPSKYIDEILHIDTNSTEDLLKTLKQYTEQKQQIDCVITLLEWYVPITAEICEVLGLLGISKKTAENCRNKHAMRLALEKQGVPIPLFKLCKNKMELEDAVDYVGGYPCIIKPIDGTGSSNVVKVNNQTEIFRAFEDIQAVKRNSREQELKCIVLVEEYIEGNEFSLDSITINGKTEILAICDYQTTNGPYFVEMAYTTPSQLSGELQDQIKAAAKEAIRAVDIKNGVSHCEVKLTANGPVVIEIAARHGGGHIPEVIELTTGINYYVEAVKLFCGQQVNISPRKNISGAMSLIFPEETGTVSDILNVDKARETECINEIVISAKIGDQVFKQIKDYKSPIGYVIASGETPAKAIQQANLAKDTLAIKYN; encoded by the coding sequence TTGAATAAAAAAGTAATTGCAATTATAGAAGCTGGCCACGGAAGAGAGAACGCTTTTGTATCGTTACATAAAGAAGGGTATTACATCCTTTTTGTAACAAGAACTAAAGTAAAACCATCTAAATATATTGATGAAATTTTGCATATTGATACAAATTCTACTGAAGATTTATTAAAGACACTAAAACAATATACTGAACAAAAACAACAAATAGATTGTGTAATAACTCTTTTAGAATGGTATGTTCCTATCACCGCAGAAATTTGTGAGGTATTAGGACTTTTAGGAATTTCAAAAAAAACTGCAGAAAATTGTAGAAATAAGCATGCTATGAGATTAGCTTTAGAGAAACAAGGAGTTCCTATACCTTTATTCAAATTATGTAAAAATAAAATGGAATTAGAAGATGCTGTTGATTATGTAGGGGGTTATCCGTGTATTATTAAACCTATTGATGGTACAGGAAGTTCTAATGTTGTAAAAGTAAATAATCAGACTGAAATATTTAGAGCTTTTGAAGATATCCAAGCTGTAAAGCGGAATTCAAGGGAACAAGAGTTAAAATGTATAGTTTTAGTGGAAGAATATATCGAAGGTAATGAATTTAGTCTAGACTCTATTACAATAAATGGAAAAACAGAAATTCTAGCAATTTGTGATTATCAAACAACCAATGGTCCTTATTTTGTAGAGATGGCTTATACTACTCCATCACAGCTATCAGGTGAGTTACAAGATCAAATAAAAGCTGCTGCTAAGGAAGCAATTAGAGCAGTAGACATTAAAAATGGTGTATCTCACTGTGAAGTTAAACTAACTGCTAATGGTCCAGTAGTGATAGAAATTGCTGCAAGACATGGTGGGGGTCACATACCTGAAGTAATTGAACTTACAACAGGTATTAACTATTACGTAGAAGCAGTTAAATTATTTTGTGGTCAACAAGTAAATATTTCACCTAGAAAGAATATATCTGGAGCAATGTCTTTAATTTTCCCTGAAGAAACTGGAACAGTTAGTGATATATTAAATGTAGACAAAGCTAGAGAAACGGAATGTATTAATGAAATAGTTATCTCTGCAAAGATTGGGGATCAAGTGTTTAAACAAATTAAAGATTATAAGTCACCTATTGGGTATGTAATTGCAAGTGGTGAAACTCCAGCTAAAGCCATACAGCAAGCTAATTTAGCAAAAGATACATTAGCTATAAAATATAATTAA
- a CDS encoding thiamine pyrophosphate-dependent enzyme, whose product MMNRFDLLSELSKKLVDNRDIVISPLGYTSREWYGINDRKENFYFLGSMGMPISFGLGVALSTDRNVIVLEGDGSCLMNLGALSTVGKLLPKNLKILIMDNESYSSTGGQLSATATNTNLSEVAKGCGIKDSMEISDYSDLDFILGDLFKSGTKLRAFKINNQKGNTPRIDISSVDIKTRFKKFLKEEVYA is encoded by the coding sequence ATGATGAATAGATTCGATTTATTAAGTGAGCTCTCAAAAAAATTAGTAGACAATAGAGATATTGTAATTAGCCCATTAGGTTATACATCTAGAGAATGGTATGGAATTAATGACAGAAAAGAAAATTTTTATTTTTTAGGTTCCATGGGAATGCCAATTTCTTTCGGTTTAGGTGTAGCTCTATCAACTGACAGAAATGTGATTGTATTGGAAGGGGATGGTTCATGTTTAATGAATTTAGGCGCTCTTTCTACAGTAGGAAAGCTACTACCAAAAAATTTAAAAATTTTAATCATGGACAATGAAAGTTATAGCTCTACAGGAGGGCAGCTGTCGGCTACAGCCACTAACACTAATCTGTCTGAAGTAGCCAAAGGTTGCGGAATTAAAGATTCAATGGAGATAAGCGATTATAGTGACTTAGATTTTATCTTAGGAGATTTATTTAAAAGTGGCACTAAGCTTAGAGCATTTAAAATAAATAATCAAAAAGGTAACACACCTAGAATCGATATAAGCTCAGTTGATATAAAAACAAGATTCAAAAAGTTCCTGAAGGAGGAAGTATATGCTTAA
- a CDS encoding plasmid stabilization protein, whose protein sequence is MHEKILIQGEPTLDISIDECPGKIGIIFFQITVLPNKNDKETNESKDKKEAKQEASALSEAQKSSESAKQVEKQDPVSQPIAKEEQKAAPQKKQLPTQPKWPQDVVSFDEIIVPEVFLRTRQNPEKTQKVVDFVKRTGHLDKPLTIEKGSKVLKDGYRRYVVAKTVKMEKVPVVYNYQK, encoded by the coding sequence ATGCATGAAAAAATCTTAATTCAAGGAGAGCCTACGTTAGATATTTCCATTGACGAGTGTCCTGGGAAAATTGGTATTATCTTCTTTCAAATTACCGTTCTTCCGAATAAAAACGATAAAGAAACAAATGAGTCAAAAGATAAAAAAGAAGCAAAACAAGAGGCTTCTGCGCTTTCTGAGGCACAAAAGAGCAGTGAATCTGCCAAACAAGTAGAAAAACAAGATCCTGTCTCTCAACCCATAGCAAAAGAAGAGCAAAAGGCTGCGCCACAAAAGAAGCAGCTACCTACTCAGCCAAAATGGCCACAGGATGTTGTGAGCTTTGATGAAATTATCGTTCCCGAAGTATTTTTAAGGACGCGACAAAACCCCGAAAAAACGCAAAAGGTCGTTGATTTCGTGAAGCGTACTGGACACTTAGATAAGCCATTAACCATCGAGAAAGGCTCTAAGGTCTTAAAAGATGGCTATCGTCGCTACGTTGTGGCCAAAACCGTTAAAATGGAGAAAGTTCCTGTTGTATATAATTATCAAAAATAA
- a CDS encoding MFS transporter yields the protein MKVLLKNKSFMFIWIAYITSGLGSTFSIFIMGWVAYHLKGSAVTVGNLWFFYFLSSIISQIICGPYIDRVNKKNIMIFSELVRAIVYFFFALSMYQDSLTTNIIYTFAIIVGLVEPLFSPSSNSYIAETIQEKDLQKANSILQTTKQSTRMLGPLLAGLIVSMTEPLYVLIFLIVILGLSSINLLFLPNLNLNKSHKAGWGKEFIEGLMFYKKNPFFLTMGILLFIINFSAGAVQPMLLPYVFDYLKGTSFHYGLINSGTAFGMLIGAFFMTISNESKKLKLIMFSSIIIGGLSLSLLGISFNIFSSFLFITIYGLCASIFNINNTILYQKRVPTNLRGRVFTVRGLLANAGVPLGALVIGHVVGYIKINHVFLLLGLAIVIPCCIALFLPSLNYREDKEMGNSNTM from the coding sequence GTGAAAGTACTTTTAAAAAATAAGTCATTCATGTTTATATGGATAGCTTATATTACATCAGGACTAGGAAGCACTTTTTCAATTTTTATTATGGGGTGGGTTGCATACCACCTGAAAGGTTCTGCGGTAACCGTAGGAAACTTATGGTTTTTTTATTTTTTATCTAGTATTATTAGTCAAATTATCTGTGGGCCTTACATAGATCGTGTAAATAAGAAAAACATAATGATTTTTTCAGAACTAGTAAGAGCTATTGTCTATTTCTTTTTTGCACTGTCAATGTATCAAGATTCTTTAACTACAAATATAATTTATACGTTTGCTATAATAGTAGGTTTAGTAGAACCATTATTTAGTCCTTCAAGCAATTCATATATCGCAGAAACTATTCAAGAAAAAGATCTCCAAAAGGCAAATTCCATACTTCAAACAACTAAGCAATCAACAAGAATGTTAGGTCCTTTATTAGCTGGGCTGATAGTCAGTATGACGGAACCGTTGTATGTTTTAATCTTTTTGATAGTTATATTAGGACTATCTTCAATTAACTTATTGTTTCTCCCTAATTTAAATCTTAATAAAAGTCACAAAGCCGGCTGGGGAAAGGAATTTATTGAAGGATTAATGTTTTACAAAAAAAATCCGTTTTTTCTTACAATGGGAATATTATTGTTTATTATTAATTTTAGTGCAGGAGCAGTACAGCCAATGTTATTACCTTATGTTTTTGATTACCTCAAAGGTACATCATTTCATTATGGGCTTATAAATTCTGGTACCGCATTTGGGATGTTAATTGGAGCATTTTTCATGACCATTTCCAATGAAAGTAAAAAGCTAAAGCTCATTATGTTTTCATCCATCATTATAGGTGGGTTATCTCTAAGCTTATTAGGAATTTCTTTTAATATTTTTAGTTCTTTTTTATTTATTACTATCTATGGTCTTTGCGCTTCTATTTTCAATATTAATAATACTATTCTTTATCAAAAAAGAGTTCCGACCAATTTACGTGGTAGAGTATTTACCGTAAGAGGCCTTCTAGCCAATGCAGGGGTTCCTTTAGGAGCACTAGTAATTGGCCATGTAGTAGGCTATATTAAGATTAATCATGTATTTCTTTTATTAGGGTTGGCTATTGTAATCCCTTGCTGTATTGCGTTATTCTTGCCATCTTTGAATTATAGGGAAGATAAAGAAATGGGTAATTCAAATACTATGTAA
- a CDS encoding ornithine carbamoyltransferase, whose product MKHLLSLKELSKEEITGIIQQGIEMKENKEDFFNSCEKKGLLLLFQKTSTRTNLSFQSAINQLGGYSVDLNWNSSNFSISPIQYEARYVSRNCDLIMARLKKHDNLKELAKYSSVPVINGCCEKYHPTQTLADVMTIYEHKKTFEGVTVTFVGVHNNVVNSLIIAALKLGFKLNLVTPIINNDSWDEELMGEVKQSNLVESFDSIEEIIGDTDFIYTDTWVDMEHFNSKEFSAEKDKRIEKMMKFQINKEVLKDHKTLIMHDMPIHPGYEISEDIVESESSIIYQQAENRMHVEKALINYLLNS is encoded by the coding sequence TTGAAACATTTGCTATCACTTAAAGAACTTAGTAAAGAAGAGATTACAGGTATTATACAGCAAGGAATTGAAATGAAAGAAAATAAAGAAGATTTTTTTAATTCTTGCGAAAAGAAAGGATTATTATTATTATTTCAAAAGACTTCAACTAGAACAAATTTATCTTTTCAATCTGCAATCAATCAGCTTGGTGGATATTCAGTAGATTTAAATTGGAATAGTAGTAATTTTTCAATTTCACCTATTCAATATGAAGCTCGTTATGTTTCTAGAAACTGTGATTTAATTATGGCTAGATTGAAGAAACATGATAATTTAAAGGAGTTAGCTAAATATTCTAGCGTTCCAGTTATAAATGGATGTTGTGAAAAATATCATCCTACGCAGACATTAGCTGATGTAATGACTATTTACGAACATAAAAAAACTTTTGAAGGTGTCACTGTAACATTTGTAGGAGTACATAATAATGTAGTTAATTCGTTAATCATAGCAGCTTTAAAATTAGGATTTAAACTTAATTTGGTTACTCCAATAATAAACAATGATTCATGGGATGAGGAATTAATGGGGGAAGTAAAACAAAGTAATCTAGTAGAATCATTTGATAGTATAGAAGAGATTATTGGGGATACTGACTTTATTTACACAGATACTTGGGTTGATATGGAACATTTTAATAGTAAGGAGTTTAGTGCTGAAAAAGACAAAAGAATAGAAAAAATGATGAAATTCCAAATCAATAAAGAGGTTCTGAAAGATCATAAAACCTTGATAATGCATGACATGCCAATTCATCCAGGTTATGAAATTTCAGAAGATATCGTTGAGTCTGAAAGTTCCATTATATATCAACAAGCTGAAAATCGAATGCACGTGGAAAAAGCTCTAATAAATTATCTATTAAATAGTTAG
- a CDS encoding thiamine pyrophosphate-binding protein gives MDDLNLQLATSIKKQEVKYVLTVPCTILSKYYDESITQTIYLSREEEGVGLASGLTVSNQNAILMMQNSGLGNCINAFASLTIPYNIGFVVIVSMRGDELEDNPVQIPMGNATKALIKSIGCKYYEINQDNDLTATIDKAFREVHLNERPVFVLLPRKEHLQ, from the coding sequence ATGGATGATTTAAATTTACAGCTTGCTACTTCAATTAAAAAACAAGAAGTAAAATACGTATTAACAGTGCCATGCACAATTTTAAGTAAATATTATGACGAGAGTATAACTCAAACAATTTATTTAAGTAGAGAAGAAGAGGGAGTTGGGCTAGCATCAGGACTAACAGTGTCCAATCAAAATGCTATTTTGATGATGCAAAACTCTGGACTTGGTAATTGCATTAATGCTTTTGCATCTTTAACAATACCTTATAATATTGGATTTGTTGTAATAGTGTCAATGAGGGGCGATGAGTTAGAGGACAATCCAGTTCAGATCCCTATGGGTAACGCTACAAAAGCATTAATTAAATCAATTGGTTGTAAATATTATGAAATTAATCAAGATAATGATTTAACGGCTACAATTGATAAAGCTTTTAGAGAAGTACACCTCAATGAACGTCCTGTATTTGTACTATTGCCAAGAAAGGAGCACTTGCAATGA
- a CDS encoding IS6 family transposase (programmed frameshift) produces MEKQNLFKWKHYQSDIILLTVRWYLRYNLSFRDLVEMMEERGLSMAHTTIMRWVHQYGPELDERVRRHLKPTNDSWRVDETYVKVKGQWMYLYRAVDSEGDTIDFYLSKARNKQAAKRFFKKALAFSHVSMPRVITVDKNPAYPIAIQDLKEEKQMPEGIQLRQVKYLNNIIEQDHRFIKKRIRPMLGLKSFRTAKRIIAGIEAMHMIKKGQTLQREKSDQNLKDFIHKLFGVAQ; encoded by the exons ATGGAAAAGCAAAACTTATTTAAGTGGAAACACTATCAATCTGATATTATTTTGTTAACCGTGAGATGGTACCTACGGTACAACCTCAGCTTTCGTGATTTGGTTGAAATGATGGAAGAACGAGGCTTATCGATGGCTCACACCACGATTATGCGCTGGGTTCATCAGTATGGTCCAGAATTAGATGAGCGAGTACGGCGCCATCTTAAGCCAACGAACGATTCTTGGCGAGTAGATGAGACTTACGTGAAAGTGAAAGGTCAATGGATGTATCTGTATCGTGCCGTTGATTCAGAAGGCGATACGATTGATTTTTATCTAAGTAAAGCAAGAAATAAACAAGCAGCCAAGCGCTTTTTTAAGAAAGCCTTGGCTTTTTCGCATGTTTCTATGCCTCGTGTGATAACTGTAGACAAGAACCCTGCTTATCCTATTGCTATTCAAGATTTAAAAGAAGAAAAGCAGATGCCTGAAGGCATCCAACTAAGGCAAGTTAAATATCTCAACAATATCATAGAGCAAGATCATCGCTTTATT AAAAAACGAATCCGCCCAATGCTTGGATTAAAGTCTTTCCGAACGGCCAAACGAATCATTGCAGGAATAGAGGCTATGCACATGATCAAAAAAGGACAAACTCTCCAACGGGAGAAGTCTGACCAAAATCTAAAAGATTTCATTCATAAATTATTTGGAGTAGCTCAATAA
- a CDS encoding replication protein yields the protein MTKIFTCYLQDVNTFNGRFTWLWKEKPTLRKKKEAFLETLRTYFKQQQVALHKVFPKKRMEMLDYVIYNLVATGIQAIHSKTLMQKFEVSQSTVSRFVKSLKATPFMLVARYIKEDTTGAHPDSYVFILKSHKNFDQICEEIFFAHDTTGIQTLQKEEMTTPVTTPVTSPESAENVDTPSFEDEKTSSPFINLDLPKKHLNNHLISASQSFAYIKGVPKKVNNVYAGKYGHQLKDFYARIQNAAKAVKRDTKIEIVKEQVHEVAYTAIVGLDKYVHEANHKGTTLSLDEMCRLVYQIAYNQFSNLLKGNTEEQTSESDIHTEAKTAALFTPKHIIRKELVPAWLKAEQEQKKCTQEAAISLDQQLEMIQLKQDLGQELTPEEETLLQEHSTTYSSLEMAQLKQDLGQALTPEEQALLHQHDKIKGSVS from the coding sequence ATGACAAAGATTTTTACCTGCTATTTACAAGATGTAAATACCTTCAATGGACGATTCACATGGTTATGGAAAGAAAAACCTACCCTTCGTAAAAAGAAAGAAGCGTTTTTAGAAACACTTCGTACTTACTTTAAACAACAACAAGTAGCCCTACATAAAGTATTCCCTAAAAAACGTATGGAAATGTTAGATTACGTGATTTATAACCTTGTTGCTACAGGCATTCAAGCGATTCACTCAAAAACACTCATGCAAAAATTTGAGGTATCTCAAAGCACCGTTTCTCGTTTTGTGAAGTCTTTAAAGGCAACACCGTTTATGCTTGTGGCACGTTATATCAAAGAAGATACAACAGGTGCTCATCCTGATAGCTATGTGTTTATCCTTAAAAGCCATAAGAATTTTGATCAAATTTGTGAGGAAATCTTTTTTGCACACGATACAACAGGTATTCAAACGCTTCAAAAAGAAGAAATGACAACTCCTGTGACAACTCCTGTGACAAGTCCAGAAAGTGCTGAAAACGTTGATACACCAAGCTTTGAGGACGAAAAAACATCGTCCCCCTTTATTAACCTTGATTTACCTAAAAAGCATTTAAATAATCATTTAATATCTGCTTCACAGTCATTTGCTTATATCAAAGGTGTTCCTAAAAAAGTAAATAATGTGTACGCAGGGAAATATGGTCATCAACTAAAAGACTTTTATGCTCGTATTCAAAATGCTGCAAAAGCAGTAAAACGAGATACAAAGATTGAGATTGTGAAAGAGCAAGTACATGAAGTCGCTTATACAGCCATTGTAGGCTTAGATAAATATGTTCATGAGGCTAATCATAAGGGTACTACCCTCTCACTGGATGAAATGTGCCGTCTTGTTTATCAAATTGCTTACAATCAATTTTCCAATCTACTAAAAGGGAATACAGAAGAACAAACATCTGAGTCAGACATACATACTGAAGCTAAAACAGCAGCATTATTTACGCCTAAACATATCATCCGTAAGGAATTGGTTCCTGCTTGGTTAAAAGCTGAACAGGAGCAAAAAAAGTGTACACAAGAAGCAGCTATTTCTCTGGATCAACAGCTTGAAATGATTCAATTAAAGCAAGACTTAGGGCAAGAACTAACACCAGAAGAAGAAACCTTACTCCAAGAGCACAGTACTACGTACAGTTCGTTAGAAATGGCGCAGCTGAAACAGGATCTAGGACAAGCCTTAACACCAGAAGAACAAGCTTTACTGCACCAACATGACAAGATAAAAGGATCAGTTTCTTAA
- a CDS encoding YqcI/YcgG family protein, with product MKHNALSQWKIKSYYDFRENILDDSRPFPCYFAVEAEKRGHSRYIFSESAYNKDELLKVRDGIYEYIKTYKTIAKRTTLVIFFKPSESILTSEEYKEQFWHVLNFLRENDPEPWVESIPQDPYNSKWEFCFGGEPIFVVSRMPIYNARKSRYTSGGLEITLQPRGTLDDITGDTKKGQQVRKVIRERLEVYDDVEIHPDIGDYGVEGAYEWKQYVLPERNEESVMRCPITGAKLND from the coding sequence ATTAAACATAACGCATTATCTCAATGGAAAATTAAGAGTTATTATGATTTTAGAGAAAATATATTAGACGATAGTCGACCATTTCCTTGCTACTTTGCAGTAGAGGCGGAGAAAAGAGGGCATTCACGTTATATCTTTTCAGAATCTGCTTATAACAAAGATGAATTATTGAAAGTAAGGGATGGAATATATGAATATATAAAAACATATAAAACCATAGCGAAAAGAACAACTCTGGTAATCTTTTTTAAGCCTTCTGAATCAATTTTGACATCGGAAGAATATAAGGAACAATTCTGGCATGTTCTTAACTTTTTAAGGGAAAATGATCCAGAGCCTTGGGTTGAATCAATTCCACAAGATCCATACAATTCAAAATGGGAGTTTTGCTTTGGTGGAGAACCCATTTTTGTGGTTTCTAGAATGCCTATTTATAATGCTAGAAAGAGCAGATACACAAGTGGTGGTTTAGAAATCACTTTACAGCCTAGAGGAACCCTGGATGATATAACAGGAGATACAAAAAAAGGGCAACAAGTACGAAAAGTTATTCGAGAAAGGCTAGAGGTCTACGATGATGTTGAAATCCATCCAGATATAGGCGACTACGGAGTAGAAGGGGCATATGAATGGAAACAGTATGTTCTTCCGGAAAGGAACGAGGAAAGTGTGATGAGATGTCCAATTACAGGGGCAAAACTAAATGATTAG
- a CDS encoding LysE family transporter, with protein sequence MISTIFSYFILGISLSAPVGPINAAQINKGIKNGFLNAWLVGVGAMMADVIMMLLIYLGLASVFTIPSVKLIMWIFGFIILCYLGYDSIKSASATVEENIHSQDKETPFKSFISGFLIAISNPLNIIFWVGIYGSVLTSAIDKIGKKEALIYSIAIFVGITCWDLFMATLVHFGRKRLKSNVLKWVSILAGIFLIGFGLTFGYQAIISIISLLF encoded by the coding sequence ATGATTAGTACTATTTTTAGTTATTTTATTTTAGGGATTTCATTATCAGCCCCTGTTGGACCAATTAACGCTGCACAAATAAATAAAGGAATTAAAAATGGATTTTTGAATGCATGGCTTGTAGGTGTAGGGGCTATGATGGCTGACGTCATCATGATGTTATTAATTTATCTAGGACTAGCAAGTGTTTTCACTATTCCTAGTGTAAAACTTATAATGTGGATTTTTGGATTTATTATCCTATGTTATCTAGGTTACGATAGTATAAAGAGCGCATCTGCTACAGTTGAGGAGAATATACACTCTCAAGATAAAGAAACACCTTTCAAATCGTTTATATCAGGCTTCTTAATTGCAATTTCTAATCCATTGAATATTATTTTTTGGGTTGGGATTTATGGATCAGTTCTAACAAGTGCTATAGATAAAATAGGGAAAAAAGAAGCTCTTATTTACAGTATCGCCATTTTTGTAGGAATAACATGCTGGGATTTGTTTATGGCTACACTTGTGCATTTTGGTAGAAAAAGATTAAAAAGTAATGTATTAAAATGGGTCTCCATATTAGCAGGGATATTTTTAATCGGCTTCGGATTGACTTTTGGTTATCAAGCCATAATAAGCATAATTTCTCTTTTGTTTTAA